One Hippocampus zosterae strain Florida chromosome 4, ASM2543408v3, whole genome shotgun sequence genomic window carries:
- the scg3 gene encoding secretogranin-3 isoform X1, translating into MAPKHLCIVFHLIVFSLLNQICAFPTPTASSEDKSVYNRQLTEERPLQEQIAEADSVKAAVQSAESKRPAVSEEPVDDSTVLKSLDQSHKFKDTTDEVEKKDEYLPDESDSTKSRRLAEEYDSTKNGMEHDETDMFRQVDGTPLTAEDIVQKIANKIYEEDDRGVFDRIVSKLLKLGLITESQADTLEYQVAEALQDLITKNAKNEIEDSNEEEVTGVQDTQAANLQDKWEKPRRRYDDEEEEEDDEVMDNVDRDAEDDDETLVNTWGKDDAEDDNEVNPEDGLQDLQYFPNFYRLLRSLNSDQDAQERETLITIMKTLIDFVKMMVKYGTITPEEGVSYLENLDAMIAMQTKNKLGKALGPPDFTGPNVGKNLDEDDNTKAETAKMQKESESLKDSTKQDQPSTNRPGKSETYLEAIRKNIEWLKKHNKEEGKNDYDLSKLKDFMDQQVDSYIEKGIIARDEGDTIKRIYSSL; encoded by the exons ATGGCTCCAAAACATCTTTGCATCGTGTTCCATTTAATTGTTTTCAGTCTACTAAACCAAATATGTGCCTTTCCTACACCGACAGCATCCAGCGAGG ATAAATCTGTGTACAATCGACAGCTGACAGAAGAAAGACCACTCCAAGAGCAG ATCGCCGAGGCAGACAGCGTGAAGGCTGCAGTGCAGTCGGCTG AGAGCAAGCGACCAGCTGTCTCCGAGGAGCCAGTCGATGACTCGACTGTGCTGAAGTCATTAGACCAGAGCCACAAATTCAAGGACACCACTGATGAGGTGGAGAAGAAAGATGAGTACCTTCCAGACGAATCGGATTCCACCAAGAGTCGCCGTCTGGCTGAAGAATATGACTCGACCAAGAACGGGATGGAGCACG ATGAGACAGACATGTTTCGTCAGGTGGATGGCACTCCATTGACGGCCGAAGACATCGTTCAGAAGATCGCAAACAAGATCTACGAGGAGGACGACAGGGGCGTCTTTGACCGGATTGTGTCCAAGCTGCTCAAACTGGGTCTG ATAACGGAAAGTCAGGCTGACACACTGGAGTATCAGGTGGCCGAGGCCCTGCAGGATCTCATTACCAAAAATGCCAAAAACGAGATCGAGGACAGCAATGAAGAGGAAGTCACGGGTGTGCAGGACACCCAGGCAGCAAACTTG CAGGATAAATGGGAGAAGCCCAGGAGGCGCTACgatgacgaggaggaagaggaggacgatgaGGTTATGGATAATGTGGACAGGGATGCTGAAGACGACGATGAGACGCTTGTGAACACTTGGGGCAAAGACGACGCTGAGGATGACAATGAAGTGAACCCAGAAGACGGCCTTCAAGATCTCCAGTACTTTCCCAATTTCTACCGTCTGCTCAGGAGCCTCAATTCCG ATCAAGACGCTCAGGAAAGAGAGACGCTCATCACCATCATGAAGACGCTGATTGACTTTGTGAAGATGATGGTCAAATATGGCACCATCACACCCGAGGAGGGCGTCTCCTATCTGG AAAACCTGGATGCTATGATTGCGATGCAGACCAAGAACAAGCTCGGAAAGGCTCTTGGACCGCCAGACTTTACAGGACCTAACG TGGGAAAGAATTTGGATGAGGATGACAACACCAAGGCCGAGACTGCCAAGATGCAGAAGGAGTCTGAGAGCCTGAAGGACTCCACCAAGCAGGACCAGCCATCAACCA ATCGGCCTGGCAAGTCCGAGACGTATCTGGAGGCCATCAGAAAGAACATCGAGTGGCTGAAGAAACACAACAAGGAAGAAGGCAAAAACG aCTATGACCTGTCCAAACTGAAGGACTTCATGGACCAGCAGGTTGACTCTTACATCGAGAAAGGCATCATAGCCAGAGATGAGGGGGACACCATCAAAAGGATCTACAGCAGCCTGTGA
- the scg3 gene encoding secretogranin-3 isoform X3 yields MAPKHLCIVFHLIVFSLLNQICAFPTPTASSEDKSVYNRQLTEERPLQEQIAEADSVKAAVQSAESKRPAVSEEPVDDSTVLKSLDQSHKFKDTTDEVEKKDEYLPDESDSTKSRRLAEEYDSTKNGMEHDETDMFRQVDGTPLTAEDIVQKIANKIYEEDDRGVFDRIVSKLLKLGLITESQADTLEYQVAEALQDLITKNAKNEIEDSNEEEVTGVQDTQAANLQDKWEKPRRRYDDEEEEEDDEVMDNVDRDAEDDDETLVNTWGKDDAEDDNEVNPEDGLQDLQYFPNFYRLLRSLNSDQDAQERETLITIMKTLIDFVKMMVKYGTITPEEGVSYLENLDAMIAMQTKNKLGKALGPPDFTGPNDRPGKSETYLEAIRKNIEWLKKHNKEEGKNDYDLSKLKDFMDQQVDSYIEKGIIARDEGDTIKRIYSSL; encoded by the exons ATGGCTCCAAAACATCTTTGCATCGTGTTCCATTTAATTGTTTTCAGTCTACTAAACCAAATATGTGCCTTTCCTACACCGACAGCATCCAGCGAGG ATAAATCTGTGTACAATCGACAGCTGACAGAAGAAAGACCACTCCAAGAGCAG ATCGCCGAGGCAGACAGCGTGAAGGCTGCAGTGCAGTCGGCTG AGAGCAAGCGACCAGCTGTCTCCGAGGAGCCAGTCGATGACTCGACTGTGCTGAAGTCATTAGACCAGAGCCACAAATTCAAGGACACCACTGATGAGGTGGAGAAGAAAGATGAGTACCTTCCAGACGAATCGGATTCCACCAAGAGTCGCCGTCTGGCTGAAGAATATGACTCGACCAAGAACGGGATGGAGCACG ATGAGACAGACATGTTTCGTCAGGTGGATGGCACTCCATTGACGGCCGAAGACATCGTTCAGAAGATCGCAAACAAGATCTACGAGGAGGACGACAGGGGCGTCTTTGACCGGATTGTGTCCAAGCTGCTCAAACTGGGTCTG ATAACGGAAAGTCAGGCTGACACACTGGAGTATCAGGTGGCCGAGGCCCTGCAGGATCTCATTACCAAAAATGCCAAAAACGAGATCGAGGACAGCAATGAAGAGGAAGTCACGGGTGTGCAGGACACCCAGGCAGCAAACTTG CAGGATAAATGGGAGAAGCCCAGGAGGCGCTACgatgacgaggaggaagaggaggacgatgaGGTTATGGATAATGTGGACAGGGATGCTGAAGACGACGATGAGACGCTTGTGAACACTTGGGGCAAAGACGACGCTGAGGATGACAATGAAGTGAACCCAGAAGACGGCCTTCAAGATCTCCAGTACTTTCCCAATTTCTACCGTCTGCTCAGGAGCCTCAATTCCG ATCAAGACGCTCAGGAAAGAGAGACGCTCATCACCATCATGAAGACGCTGATTGACTTTGTGAAGATGATGGTCAAATATGGCACCATCACACCCGAGGAGGGCGTCTCCTATCTGG AAAACCTGGATGCTATGATTGCGATGCAGACCAAGAACAAGCTCGGAAAGGCTCTTGGACCGCCAGACTTTACAGGACCTAACG ATCGGCCTGGCAAGTCCGAGACGTATCTGGAGGCCATCAGAAAGAACATCGAGTGGCTGAAGAAACACAACAAGGAAGAAGGCAAAAACG aCTATGACCTGTCCAAACTGAAGGACTTCATGGACCAGCAGGTTGACTCTTACATCGAGAAAGGCATCATAGCCAGAGATGAGGGGGACACCATCAAAAGGATCTACAGCAGCCTGTGA
- the tnfaip8l3 gene encoding tumor necrosis factor alpha-induced protein 8-like protein 3 produces the protein MDSDSGEQSDGDLSPGHEGFNSRSLALQAQKKILSKMATMVVANMLTDDTSSEILDELYKTSREFTKSKKEAHKIIKDVIKIALKIGILYRNHQFSPDELDTVERFKKKLNQAAMTAVSFYEVEYTFDRNILSELLLECRDLLHMLVEQHLTARSHARINHVFNHFAHGEFLAELYGDGDEYRLSLRKICNGINKLLDEGTL, from the coding sequence GACATGAGGGCTTCAACTCGCGCTCCTTGGCTCTACAGGCGCAGAAGAAGATCCTGAGCAAAATGGCGACCATGGTGGTGGCCAACATGCTCACGGACGACACCAGCAGTGAAATCTTGGATGAGCTCTACAAGACCAGTCGAGAGTTCACCAAGAGCAAGAAGGAGGCCCACAAGATCATCAAGGATGTTATCAAGATCGCGCTGAAGATTGGCATCCTGTACCGCAACCACCAGTTCAGCCCCGACGAGCTGGACACGGTGGAGCGCTTCAAGAAAAAGTTGAACCAGGCGGCCATGACGGCGGTGTCCTTCTACGAGGTGGAGTACACCTTTGACCGGAATATTCTTTCCGAGCTCCTGCTGGAGTGCCGGGACCTGCTTCACATGCTGGTCGAGCAGCACCTGACGGCTCGCTCGCACGCTCGCATCAACCACGTTTTCAACCATTTTGCCCACGGCGAGTTCCTGGCCGAGCTGTACGGGGACGGAGACGAGTATAGACTGTCTCTGAGGAAGATCTGCAACGGCATCAACAAACTGCTGGACGAGGGGACGCTTTAA
- the scg3 gene encoding secretogranin-3 isoform X2, with translation MAPKHLCIVFHLIVFSLLNQICAFPTPTASSEDKSVYNRQLTEERPLQEQIAEADSVKAAVQSAESKRPAVSEEPVDDSTVLKSLDQSHKFKDTTDEVEKKDEYLPDESDSTKSRRLAEEYDSTKNGMEHDETDMFRQVDGTPLTAEDIVQKIANKIYEEDDRGVFDRIVSKLLKLGLITESQADTLEYQVAEALQDLITKNAKNEIEDSNEEEVTGVQDTQAANLDKWEKPRRRYDDEEEEEDDEVMDNVDRDAEDDDETLVNTWGKDDAEDDNEVNPEDGLQDLQYFPNFYRLLRSLNSDQDAQERETLITIMKTLIDFVKMMVKYGTITPEEGVSYLENLDAMIAMQTKNKLGKALGPPDFTGPNVGKNLDEDDNTKAETAKMQKESESLKDSTKQDQPSTNRPGKSETYLEAIRKNIEWLKKHNKEEGKNDYDLSKLKDFMDQQVDSYIEKGIIARDEGDTIKRIYSSL, from the exons ATGGCTCCAAAACATCTTTGCATCGTGTTCCATTTAATTGTTTTCAGTCTACTAAACCAAATATGTGCCTTTCCTACACCGACAGCATCCAGCGAGG ATAAATCTGTGTACAATCGACAGCTGACAGAAGAAAGACCACTCCAAGAGCAG ATCGCCGAGGCAGACAGCGTGAAGGCTGCAGTGCAGTCGGCTG AGAGCAAGCGACCAGCTGTCTCCGAGGAGCCAGTCGATGACTCGACTGTGCTGAAGTCATTAGACCAGAGCCACAAATTCAAGGACACCACTGATGAGGTGGAGAAGAAAGATGAGTACCTTCCAGACGAATCGGATTCCACCAAGAGTCGCCGTCTGGCTGAAGAATATGACTCGACCAAGAACGGGATGGAGCACG ATGAGACAGACATGTTTCGTCAGGTGGATGGCACTCCATTGACGGCCGAAGACATCGTTCAGAAGATCGCAAACAAGATCTACGAGGAGGACGACAGGGGCGTCTTTGACCGGATTGTGTCCAAGCTGCTCAAACTGGGTCTG ATAACGGAAAGTCAGGCTGACACACTGGAGTATCAGGTGGCCGAGGCCCTGCAGGATCTCATTACCAAAAATGCCAAAAACGAGATCGAGGACAGCAATGAAGAGGAAGTCACGGGTGTGCAGGACACCCAGGCAGCAAACTTG GATAAATGGGAGAAGCCCAGGAGGCGCTACgatgacgaggaggaagaggaggacgatgaGGTTATGGATAATGTGGACAGGGATGCTGAAGACGACGATGAGACGCTTGTGAACACTTGGGGCAAAGACGACGCTGAGGATGACAATGAAGTGAACCCAGAAGACGGCCTTCAAGATCTCCAGTACTTTCCCAATTTCTACCGTCTGCTCAGGAGCCTCAATTCCG ATCAAGACGCTCAGGAAAGAGAGACGCTCATCACCATCATGAAGACGCTGATTGACTTTGTGAAGATGATGGTCAAATATGGCACCATCACACCCGAGGAGGGCGTCTCCTATCTGG AAAACCTGGATGCTATGATTGCGATGCAGACCAAGAACAAGCTCGGAAAGGCTCTTGGACCGCCAGACTTTACAGGACCTAACG TGGGAAAGAATTTGGATGAGGATGACAACACCAAGGCCGAGACTGCCAAGATGCAGAAGGAGTCTGAGAGCCTGAAGGACTCCACCAAGCAGGACCAGCCATCAACCA ATCGGCCTGGCAAGTCCGAGACGTATCTGGAGGCCATCAGAAAGAACATCGAGTGGCTGAAGAAACACAACAAGGAAGAAGGCAAAAACG aCTATGACCTGTCCAAACTGAAGGACTTCATGGACCAGCAGGTTGACTCTTACATCGAGAAAGGCATCATAGCCAGAGATGAGGGGGACACCATCAAAAGGATCTACAGCAGCCTGTGA